TATGGGCATGGTACTTAGATTTGAAGGAATTTAAAGAATACCAACACAAATTGTATGTAGAAGCTAAGAAACAAACGGAATTATTAAAATTGCTTTGTGATCAGAAAGGAATTGACACAAACAGTCTAACAAATATTGAAGGCCCAAGACCAAAGGGCAATTTGTTTGTTAAACCAAATCCATGAACTAAACACCATATTTCAAATCATAATTATTTTTACAAAACACATATAAATTTTAAAAACATGAATGTTATAGAAAGTGAAAAACCATTTTATAAGAAAAAAGGAGTTCTGCTAGTTGGCGGAATTATAATATTATCTCTTATAGGTAAAATGTGTGGTGACGACACTACAACGAATTCAAAAATTGAAACAGTTGAAAATGTTAAACCTAAAAACCTTAAAGAAATAACAAGTTACACAGAAAATCCATATACAAAAGCCGGATATGAAAATATAAAAACATATTATTACGGTTTGTATTTGCAAGTTCCAAAAGATACATCAGGAATTTCTTCAGAAATTATGGGTTTCTTAAAAGAAAAATCAAAAAATGCAGAAGATAACGAAGCTGTACATTTGTGGATATTTTCAGATAGTACAGTTGTTCCAAAATCTTTTTCTGGCGAATGGAGCAATCCTAAAAACAGGAAAAAATGTTTTGCTCATGCTGTAAAATTGGCAAATGGTAATTACTCGTATGATTTTGATATTTTTGGAGAATATAAACCTGAAGAATAGCCAGGCATAACAAGTGCTTTGACGCCAGTTTTGGCTATCGCCAAAAACCGTCGCAAAGCACAGCCGTTAGTGGCAAGCATAAAAAACACGTAACATAAACAGTAATAATATGAAATTATCAGACTTCGCTCTCATAACACACTATGAAGACAGACTCGGAACCTTGGCTGAGAAGGCATCAAATGAACCTTGGGAGTTTTCAGAAGAACATAAATACTATGACGACAGACCATATGCAATATTGAGAAGGTATGTTGAATATACCTTTACAAAATTATGGGATGAAAATAAAATCAAGTACACAAACAACAAAAAGTACGCTTCTTTTAATACAGGGTTAGTTTCAGACCATTTGGAAGATATATATGCTTTTTTTGAAAAACACAACACGCAAAATAGGTATGTCCTGAAAGGTTTTTTTTGGGAAAGTGAAGATGCTATTTCAACTAACTTTGGACACGACCTACCACATACAGCAAACTATTTTGAAGTTCCAGGCGATTTACTTTACGACCCAAATAGAAAACTAATGCCAAGATATGACCATATTATAAGGGACAACAAAGAAAGGTGGATTAGAAACTTGGGGCAAATGTCAGACAAGGAAATCCGTCAAACACTTATGGGTGCTATACCCGAAATCGAAAAAATGGTTAGGAATAATTATAAGATTGCTATACCTCAATTTCGCTTCGATGAATTTAGGGGCAACAGAATTCAGCTTCTTTTACCATTGCAAATTGAAAGAAATGGAAAAATTGACTTACTAGCTTTAGTCGTAGACAAGGTAAAAAAAGTAACAATAGATGAAGAAACCCAAGAAGAACAGGAAACTCAAGAAGAGCAAGACAAAACATACATTGCTACAACTTGTCTAGAATTGCCAATGGCTTACACGAACGCTAGGCTGATTGTTAAACCTTCAAGTGATTGGTTAAAGCCTTAATAAATGCCTACAATAATTGACAACATAGAATTAGACGAAACGAATGTTGAGTTCAATTATGCTTCCGACTTTGTAAAGCATACGGACAGACTTGTCTACTTAACAGGAAAAGCAGGAACGGGTAAGACCACGTTCCTAAAATATCTGCGAGAAACAACAACAAAGAATACTGTAATCCTTGCACCGACAGGGGTAGCTGCTATAAATGCAGGTGGACAAACTATACACTCATTTTTTCAGATTAGACCAAGCGTCTATGTTCCAAACGATAAAAGATTAAGAACAAGAGCAGACATTGGAGATGAAGATAAAAGCACCATTTACGACCATTTCAAATACTTCAAAGAAAGATTAGAAATAATAAGGGGGTTAGAACTCCTAATCATTGATGAAATCTCAATGGTCAGATGCGATTTAATTGATGTTGTTGATAGACTATTACGGGTTTTTAGAAGAAGAGAAAATGAACCTTTTGGTGGTGTTCAAGTAATTCTAATTGGTGACACATTTCAGTTACCTCCAATTGCCGACTTTGAGCAATGGAATTTACTTCAACCATATTATAAAAGTCCATTTTTCTTTAGCTCAAAAGTTATCGAACAGAATAAACCTGTTTACATTGAACTAAAAAAGATTTACAGACAAAACGAACAAGAATTTATTGACCTTCTAAATCGGGTTCGAATAAATCAAGTAACCGCCAACGAATTTAAATTACTTAATTCAAAGTATAACCCGACATTCACACCTAATGGTCAAGCAAATTATATCACACTTGCAACTCATAACAAACTAGTCGATAGTACGAACCTCACAAAACTAGCTGAACTAACAACCGAACTAAAACTATTTGAAGCCACTGTCAGCGGACTTTTTCCAGACAATATAATGCCAACAGACAGAATTTTGCAGCTTAAAGAAGGTGCTCAAATTATGTTTATAAAGAATGATAAGGCAAAGAGATACTACAATGGAAAAATTGCCAAAATCAGCAAAATAGAAGAAAACAAAATCATCGTTGAGTTTTCAGAAGGGAATGAAATAACTGTAGAAAAACAAGAGTGGAATAATATAAAATATACTTGGAACGAAAAGGAAAAGAAGATTGAAGAAGAAGTAATAGGGACATTTACACAATTCCCTATAAAACTTGCTTGGGCAATTACAGTTCATAAAAGCCAAGGACTTACTTTTGAAAAGGTTATTGCTGACTTAGGAGCCGCATTTACTTCAGGACAGGTTTATGTTGCATTAAGCAGATGTACTTCATTTAGTGGTTTAGTCTTGAAAACTCAAATCGGACAAAATGCGATTAAGACAGACCCCCAAGTTTTACAATTCGCACAAAATGAAACACCAAGTACATTAATTGTTCAAGAATTGAATTCGGGTAAAGCAGACTTCTATTACAGGAAAGTTCGAGATGATATTCATTCTCTGAATTTTGAAGAAGCGTACAATAATTTCATAAAAGCACTCAAATTTAGAAATGATATTGAAACAGACCAGTTTAAAAAATATTTTATAGTTACAGCTAAACGACTTGGTTCATTTAGACAAAATTTTCCTGAACTAATTGCTGAAAAAGAGACATTAAAACAGGAAAAGAAAGAATTGGAGCTTACAGTTTCAGAACTTGAGAATGAGAAAGCAACTCAACAAACGAAAATCAATGAACAAAACAAATCAATAAAACTCTTACTTGACAAAACTAAAGAGCTTGAAAAGTTCAATGAAAAATTAAAGTCTGAAATAACAACTTTGAACAAGAATAAATTAGATACTGAAAAATCAATCCAACAGCATCAAAAAACTATTCAAGAACATAAAAAGACAATATCAGAACTCGAAGCAACGAAAAGAAACAATGAACAAGAAATAGAACGATTAAGAAACTTAAAATGGCACCAAAAACTATTCGGACAGAAATAATGCCAGCCACTAACAGCACCTACACGCAAGTGGCGGTTCAGTGGTTAAATCAAGCTTTGTGCTTCTATCAAAGTTTGTGCTCGGTTGACAGTGTATCGCTCCGAAATCGCCACCTGCGTGTAGCCGCAACACGTTATCAGCAACCCTAAGACGACAGGACACTACGAAATAAACAGCATTAAATGAAAGAGATTGGAAGTTTTCTATTACTTGTTTTACTAATTGTAACTGGTGTTTGGTTTTACCGCAGACATCAGGAAAATGAACGTAAGAAAAAGGAACTTGAAGCAAAACAGGCTAGACAACGTGAACTTGAAAGACAAAAGTTATACGACTTTTTCAAATCAAAGCTGGACAGAATAAGAACATCAAACGAAAAATTTGCAAAATACATTGACTTTAAAACAGGCTATTTTACAAACTATCAACTGACAACTTGGAAAACCGAGCAAACAAGTCTTTTTAATGAAATCAAAGGCAAACCCTTTGATTTCATTAATCTTTCAAATGAAGAAGTTAACTCAATAAAGACTTTTACAGAATATTTCAATAATGCAGCAACTTTAAGGAATGACTTCAACAAAAACTTTGTAAAAGAAGAACTAAAAACATACAGCAAATTCTTTGACAACATTGAAGGTAGAAAACTTGACATTCAACAGAGAACCGCAGTTGTTACAGATGAAGACAATAATATAGTTATTGCAGGAGCAGGTTCGGGTAAAACAACAACTATCGTTGGAAAAGTAAACTATGTTCTTGAAAGATATAAAGTTCGACCCGAAGAGATTTTACTGATTTCATTTACAAATAAATCAGCCACAACACTTGCCGAGAGAATTGATATTGAAGGAGTAGAAGCAAAAACATTTCACAAATTTGGAAAAGACATTATAGTTGAAGTAGAAGGAAGACAACCAAGTATTTTTGAAGAAGCACAATTTAAGCCCCTGCTCACAAGATATTTTTCGGAGTTAATAAAGAATGAAATTTACCTTCAATTAGTTACTGAATATTTTACTAATTTCTTAAAGCCAGCTAAATCACAATTTGAATTTGAAAATCAAGGAGATTACATTCAATACATTAAAGACCAAAATTTTAAAAGCTACAAACTAAAAGAAGTTCCAGTAAACGGTAAAAAAACCTATAAAATGGAAGTGGTTAAAAGTATTGAAGAATGTAAAATAGCAAACTTCCTTCTGTTTAATGGTGTGAACTATGAATACGAATTCCCATACGAACACGACACTGCAACAGAAGCATTTAGACAATACAAACCTGACTTCACAGTAATGCAAAACGGTAAGAAAATTTATATAGAACATTTTGGCATTTCAAGAAATGGGAATGTTCCGAATTGGTTCACAGCAGACGGAACACGTTCTGCAAGTGAAAAATATCGTGATGATATGGAATGGAAGCGAAACACTCATAGACAAAATGGAACTATTTTAATTGAAAGTTATAGCTTTGAAATGACTGAAGGGATTTTATTTGAAAATCTAACGAATAATTTAAAATCTGCTGGAGTTATTCTTAAACCCAAATCGACAGAAGAGATTTGGAAAATCATTTCGGAAGCCGCAAAAGATGAAATAAATAGTTTTATCACTTTGTTTGGGACTTTTATAACATTAATGAAATCTAATAATTATTCGATTAATGACGTTATCAATAGAAATAAACAAACTCAGGACAAATTCTACAGAGATAGAAATTCACTATTTATTGAAATCATAAAGCCAATTTTTGAACGCTACGAAAATCATCTGAAGGAAAGAAACGAAATTGACTTCAGTGATATGATAAACAAAGCCTCTAAGCATATAGCAAGCGGCAAACACAAACGAAAAATTAACTATGTTATCATTGATGAGTTTCAAGATATTTCGATTGGTCGTTACCAATTAGTAAAAGCAATCAAAACTAGCAATCCATCTTGCAAGCTATTCTGCGTAGGTGATGATTGGCAGTCAATTTACCGTTTCAGTGGAAGTGATATTGCACTTTTTAAAGAATTTGAAAATTATTTTGGGTTTACTGTAAAATCAAAAATTGAAACAACCTATCGTTTTCACAACCCACTTATAAGTCTATCTAGCGAATTCATACAGAAAAATCCAAACCAAGCTAAAAAGGAATTAAAAGGAATTTCAAGCAGAAAGGAAACAGACTATAAAATACATTACTCAATTACAGAAAATCAAGACGATACTTTAGCTGTTCAAAAAATATTTAACGAGTTATTAGAGTTTGACCACCAAATTGAAAACAAAGAAATTATTATTCTCGGTAGATATGGGTTTGATATTGATAGGATAAAAAACGAAAAATCAGTATTTCAGATTGACAAAACAAATGAAATTATTTCCTACAGTATCAAAACAGAAGAAGGCGAAATAAAGAGACTAAAAGCCCAATTTATGACAGTTCACAAAGCTAAAGGACTGGAAGGTGACATAATTATTGTTCTTAATTGTAACTCGGGCAAGTTTGGTTTTCCTTCGGAAATGTCTGACGACCAAGTTTTGAATTTATTACTTAGCGAAGCAGACCAATTTGAAAATGGGGAAGAAAGACGTTTATTCTACGTTGCAATGACAAGAGCAAAAGAAAAGGTTTATTTTGTTACAGACAGTTCATACAAATCCAAGTTCATTGCAGAATTAGAAGTTGAAAGCGGACAATCACCAAATAAAAAATGTCCGACCTGCAAAACGGCAGATGTTGTGTTGCGAAAATCAGGTAAGTCAAAAAATGGTAATACATATAAATTCTTCGGTTGTACGAATTACTTATATGGTTGCGACTATACAACAACTGAATGGATAAACAACTAAAAGCGGACAGAAGGGCAGCTGATAACAGGCGTTTGGCACAATGGCGGGTGACGTGGTTAATTGAACATTCTACCTCGCATCAACTTTTGTGGTATATTGACAGTTTTGTGCTCCGAAATCCGCCACTGCGCCAAGCGCCAAAACGTTATGCGTCACCCTATGACGACCGACAGTGCTAACATTAAACGACAGAAAAATGAACAAAAAGCCAACGCTTCAAAAAAATAAAAGAGGTGCAACGCCACCCACAAACCGAAACACAGTTGCACCACATTTGTTTTTTTCCAACGCACAGACCAAATTCATAATCCAGTAGAATGTTAGAAGTTAGAAAAAATACCTACTCAAAGAATTATGAAAACACATTTTTCAGAGAGTTTGCAAGACACTTACATAAATCTTTTTCAGACAATGGACGTTCTGGACTTATAATTGGAAGCCCATTTTGTGAGGTTGACGAAAGACTTCAAATTGACGCTTTACTTATTACCGAAAAAGTAGTTTGCATTATTGACTTCAAAAATTTTAGTGGCAAAATAAATCTTCCCAATGAAAATAATTTTGAAATGGGAATATGGACAAATGAAACAAAAGAACCAATCAAAGGTGGTAGCTCTATAAATCCGTTCATTCAATTAAAAAATCAAAAAAGACGATTTTCAGAAGTATTTATAAAATATATTAAATCGAATCTTACGGGTGGAGATAAACTAGATTGTGATCACATCGTAAATGTTGTTTGTTTTCAAAAAGAAATTGAACTAAATAGAGAAATTCCAAATTCAAAGGAATTAGCATTTTGGATTATTGATAGAATAAATTTTATAGAGAAAATCTCCGATATTATTGATGTGTCAGACAAGGATGTAAACATTTCTCCAAATTCTTATGATGCTTTTAAAAAGGTGTTTCGTGCCGATAAATTCAAGTTTGACGACAAACCGCTTGAAGATAAATTGAAAGTGTTTGCCGATAAATCGGCAACACTTGATTTTAAAAAGCTTTATGTAGACCAACATTCAGCGTTAACTGAAATAAAAACATTTTTAGAAAATCCTGAACAACAAGTTTTCGTTTTACAAGGAACTGCTAATAGTGGCAAATCATATTTAATTCCGTTTATCCAAGAACTTGCATATAACTTGGGAATACAGGAAACTGAAATTTTCGCTTCATCAAGTCGAGTAGCAAACAACTTGCTTACTATTGGCGGATTAGAGAGAGTGAACAGTATTTATTCCTACATATACGGAGGACAAAAAAACAATAAGCAAGAAAACGAGCAAACCAAAGAAAAAAAGAACACCGAAGAAATAGACGAAACGAATGATTCAGAAGAATTACAAGTTGAAAAAATCCCTTTAAAAAACTGCGATAACGCAGAAAACGCTTTATTCATCGTTGATGAATCGCAACTTGTTTCAGATTCATTTAATCAATCCATTGATTTAATTTTTGGCACAGGTTATTTACTGAAAGATTTTTTGAGCTTCACAAATTCAATAAATACCAAAAGGAAAATAATTTTCATTGGCGACCCGTTTCAACTTCAATTAGGAAAAACCGATGAATCGCCATTAAATCCTTTGTATTTAGAAGAAGCGTATAAGTTAAAAACCAACGCTTATCAACTATTAGACAAACCTGACTTTTCTGTTATCAATAAGGAAGCATTGTTTTGCGTTGATAAAATTCGTAACCAATATTTTAATTCGTTGAAGTTTAACCAAAATGATGATTTTAAAATATTGTCAGATGATATAGAAAAGGAAAACGCTATAGCAGAATTAATAAACACAAAGAAAGGGCATTTACTCTATTTCCGTAATGAAGATGCTCAAGAAAGAAATTTAAAAATTAAAAAAGACCTTCTTAAAAACGGAGAATTTATAGCAGTTGGAGATTTGGTTGTTTTTAATAATAACATTGAAACAAAAAATGACAATCCAGATGCGTTCCCCAAAAAAATACTTAATGGACAGTTTGCAACAATAACAAAAACATCAGGTGATTTAAGAACTGAACCCGTTTTTGATAGAAAGGGAAAACTTATTTCAACTTTATGTTTTGTCGAAGTTAGTATTAAACATAGTGAATCAGGATATGAATCCACAATCCTTTCATTTGAAAATTTTAGAAATAGTCCTAAAGCAGTATTGTCAAATAACGATGCAAATGCTTTCAGAATATTTCTGTATCAATTAGCCAACAAAGAATTAGATAATTTCATACAAGGAAAATATCAAGTTGATGATGAACTATCTATGCTATTAGCTAAATTGAAAGAAGGGGAAAAAGTAAAAACTAAAATAAACAAAAAGTTGCAATCCATTTTAAGGACAATACCATCAACTGAATATTATAAAATAAAAAATTGTGGTTGGTTGAAATTTGGATGGGCAATGACAGTTCATAAATCAATGTCTTACAAATGGCAAGAAGTAATTTTCAATGTTGAAAAAGCAGGAATAGCAAACGAAAATCATTTCAGATGGCTTTATACTGGAATTAGTAGAGCAAGGAAAAAAGTTTTTTTAATAAATTATAAACCAATAAGCCCATTTGATAAAACTGAATTTGTTAATAAAAAAGGAGATAAAAAAACAAAAGATTTTTTATTCATTTCAGATAGTTTAGATATTGAAATTGCAAAAAAAGAGTTGGTTGAAATAGTTAGGCATAAAGTAACGAGCGATTTTGTTATAAATCAAATTGATATTCCAGGATATAACGTTAGGATTAATTTCAGTAATGATTCAAAACAAGCAACGTTGGATTTTGGGTTTAATTTAAAATGTCAGTTCAAATTTCCTAAATACATTAATGGCGATACCGACTTATCTAATAAATTAGTGGAACTTATATCGAATGAAAAAGAAAATATAAATTTTGATTCAATTCCTGAAGTATGGAGAAAAACAGAATATCTAAAACTTAACAATGAATTGTCTAAGGTTGGTTTTCGATTCCACCAAATAATTCAAACACCATATAAAGACAGAATTAAAATTGTTGGGAATAACGAAGAACTTGATTTAGAAATTGATTATAATGGTGATGGTGCATTTAGTTTTATTACAGCAAAGTATTTTTCTAACCAAGTAATTTGGAGTGCTTTCATAAATTCTGTTAACCACATCAAAGTGTAAATTATGGCTTCATTATTCGACTTTAGTCAAGCTATTTCTAAACTCAACAAAGAGAAAAAATTTGCTGAGACATTAAAGTATTTCAAAGATGGCAAAAATGAATTTACGCCTGAACAAATTGGATTAAACAAATACCTCGTTTATGAGATGATTTCAGCTTTAATTGA
The genomic region above belongs to Saprospiraceae bacterium and contains:
- a CDS encoding DUF3825 domain-containing protein encodes the protein MKLSDFALITHYEDRLGTLAEKASNEPWEFSEEHKYYDDRPYAILRRYVEYTFTKLWDENKIKYTNNKKYASFNTGLVSDHLEDIYAFFEKHNTQNRYVLKGFFWESEDAISTNFGHDLPHTANYFEVPGDLLYDPNRKLMPRYDHIIRDNKERWIRNLGQMSDKEIRQTLMGAIPEIEKMVRNNYKIAIPQFRFDEFRGNRIQLLLPLQIERNGKIDLLALVVDKVKKVTIDEETQEEQETQEEQDKTYIATTCLELPMAYTNARLIVKPSSDWLKP
- a CDS encoding AAA family ATPase, giving the protein MPTIIDNIELDETNVEFNYASDFVKHTDRLVYLTGKAGTGKTTFLKYLRETTTKNTVILAPTGVAAINAGGQTIHSFFQIRPSVYVPNDKRLRTRADIGDEDKSTIYDHFKYFKERLEIIRGLELLIIDEISMVRCDLIDVVDRLLRVFRRRENEPFGGVQVILIGDTFQLPPIADFEQWNLLQPYYKSPFFFSSKVIEQNKPVYIELKKIYRQNEQEFIDLLNRVRINQVTANEFKLLNSKYNPTFTPNGQANYITLATHNKLVDSTNLTKLAELTTELKLFEATVSGLFPDNIMPTDRILQLKEGAQIMFIKNDKAKRYYNGKIAKISKIEENKIIVEFSEGNEITVEKQEWNNIKYTWNEKEKKIEEEVIGTFTQFPIKLAWAITVHKSQGLTFEKVIADLGAAFTSGQVYVALSRCTSFSGLVLKTQIGQNAIKTDPQVLQFAQNETPSTLIVQELNSGKADFYYRKVRDDIHSLNFEEAYNNFIKALKFRNDIETDQFKKYFIVTAKRLGSFRQNFPELIAEKETLKQEKKELELTVSELENEKATQQTKINEQNKSIKLLLDKTKELEKFNEKLKSEITTLNKNKLDTEKSIQQHQKTIQEHKKTISELEATKRNNEQEIERLRNLKWHQKLFGQK
- a CDS encoding UvrD-helicase domain-containing protein, whose translation is MKEIGSFLLLVLLIVTGVWFYRRHQENERKKKELEAKQARQRELERQKLYDFFKSKLDRIRTSNEKFAKYIDFKTGYFTNYQLTTWKTEQTSLFNEIKGKPFDFINLSNEEVNSIKTFTEYFNNAATLRNDFNKNFVKEELKTYSKFFDNIEGRKLDIQQRTAVVTDEDNNIVIAGAGSGKTTTIVGKVNYVLERYKVRPEEILLISFTNKSATTLAERIDIEGVEAKTFHKFGKDIIVEVEGRQPSIFEEAQFKPLLTRYFSELIKNEIYLQLVTEYFTNFLKPAKSQFEFENQGDYIQYIKDQNFKSYKLKEVPVNGKKTYKMEVVKSIEECKIANFLLFNGVNYEYEFPYEHDTATEAFRQYKPDFTVMQNGKKIYIEHFGISRNGNVPNWFTADGTRSASEKYRDDMEWKRNTHRQNGTILIESYSFEMTEGILFENLTNNLKSAGVILKPKSTEEIWKIISEAAKDEINSFITLFGTFITLMKSNNYSINDVINRNKQTQDKFYRDRNSLFIEIIKPIFERYENHLKERNEIDFSDMINKASKHIASGKHKRKINYVIIDEFQDISIGRYQLVKAIKTSNPSCKLFCVGDDWQSIYRFSGSDIALFKEFENYFGFTVKSKIETTYRFHNPLISLSSEFIQKNPNQAKKELKGISSRKETDYKIHYSITENQDDTLAVQKIFNELLEFDHQIENKEIIILGRYGFDIDRIKNEKSVFQIDKTNEIISYSIKTEEGEIKRLKAQFMTVHKAKGLEGDIIIVLNCNSGKFGFPSEMSDDQVLNLLLSEADQFENGEERRLFYVAMTRAKEKVYFVTDSSYKSKFIAELEVESGQSPNKKCPTCKTADVVLRKSGKSKNGNTYKFFGCTNYLYGCDYTTTEWINN
- a CDS encoding ATP-binding domain-containing protein, which codes for MLEVRKNTYSKNYENTFFREFARHLHKSFSDNGRSGLIIGSPFCEVDERLQIDALLITEKVVCIIDFKNFSGKINLPNENNFEMGIWTNETKEPIKGGSSINPFIQLKNQKRRFSEVFIKYIKSNLTGGDKLDCDHIVNVVCFQKEIELNREIPNSKELAFWIIDRINFIEKISDIIDVSDKDVNISPNSYDAFKKVFRADKFKFDDKPLEDKLKVFADKSATLDFKKLYVDQHSALTEIKTFLENPEQQVFVLQGTANSGKSYLIPFIQELAYNLGIQETEIFASSSRVANNLLTIGGLERVNSIYSYIYGGQKNNKQENEQTKEKKNTEEIDETNDSEELQVEKIPLKNCDNAENALFIVDESQLVSDSFNQSIDLIFGTGYLLKDFLSFTNSINTKRKIIFIGDPFQLQLGKTDESPLNPLYLEEAYKLKTNAYQLLDKPDFSVINKEALFCVDKIRNQYFNSLKFNQNDDFKILSDDIEKENAIAELINTKKGHLLYFRNEDAQERNLKIKKDLLKNGEFIAVGDLVVFNNNIETKNDNPDAFPKKILNGQFATITKTSGDLRTEPVFDRKGKLISTLCFVEVSIKHSESGYESTILSFENFRNSPKAVLSNNDANAFRIFLYQLANKELDNFIQGKYQVDDELSMLLAKLKEGEKVKTKINKKLQSILRTIPSTEYYKIKNCGWLKFGWAMTVHKSMSYKWQEVIFNVEKAGIANENHFRWLYTGISRARKKVFLINYKPISPFDKTEFVNKKGDKKTKDFLFISDSLDIEIAKKELVEIVRHKVTSDFVINQIDIPGYNVRINFSNDSKQATLDFGFNLKCQFKFPKYINGDTDLSNKLVELISNEKENINFDSIPEVWRKTEYLKLNNELSKVGFRFHQIIQTPYKDRIKIVGNNEELDLEIDYNGDGAFSFITAKYFSNQVIWSAFINSVNHIKV